The genomic interval TTTGGAAGACCCTACCTACCTGCACTCAAGGAATTCAATTcctttttttcaaagaattatcAAAAGTATGGTAACACCTCACCAAACTTATGATGGTACAATGGAATGCTCTTCACTGAGAAAATGTACAGCACAGTTTTCAAAACTATGGGTTGAGAGTAAAGAGACATCATCATTTCCACTAGGGTCCTCATAGATTTCTCCTTAGAAGCTCTGGAATGCAAAAAACAGTGGGTTGGTAGATTCAAAGTGATAAAGGAAAAAACATGGAACCCCAGGCAAAAGTGTCCTTCCCAAAGGGGGAGTCATTCCAAATAAATGGGAGCCTTCATGCTGCTATAGCAAAATACTTCACTCTGGGTAATTTATTAGCAGTACTTAACTTCTCCAGGCCTGTAGACTGAATGCAACACCCACCATAAAACCAGGGGAGCTCAGCATTTACTCACATTTTGGGGGGCCAGATTCTGTCGGCCTGTGTGGTGAGGGTGGGTGGCCACTGAAGCCTCTGAGCTTGCAGATGGACTCCCTGCATGATCCTCCTACTGGTAGTTCTGGGAGTCTGACCAGATTCCTCTGCCAGACAAAAGACATGGCTCACATCTGATTATTAAGTTCAGTGAGGCATCTGAATGGCCCTAAATAATCCCTGAGCAGACCCGGTCTCTCCAGATGGGCACACATTGAGCTCCTGGTTAGGACTTCAAAACAAGGACTGTGAGGGACTAGGAGTTGGCCCATCACACAGATGGGGCGGATTCCTCCCCAAACATCAGGCCACTGTGAGAAGATATGGGATCCCAGCCCTTATCTTCCAGAGGCCCTCGAGTCACTAAGGAAGTGACCAGGCATGCCATGGACCACTGGAGTCACCAAGAACGCGTCCCAATGGGGCAGTGACAGAGGACCCTGCCATGCCAGGTGGGCACACGCGTGCCTGGGTGCACCATCGCTTGCGTCTCTCCTTCCCGGCACTGGCAATGCTTTCCATGGTTCTCTTCACACCGTCCTCCTTTGTCCCTGCCCAGGACCCCTCAGGCAGGCCCACCCTGCCCGCTGtcccatctcccttccctgcACACAGTATCATGAAGACGATGCCATCGAACACTGGGGTCGCCCAGGCCTTCGCAGAGGTGATTTCTCCAACAGTTGCCACCCACCCTGTGGAGAATGCTCAGGTAGGGACTCCTCCTGGCCAAGGTCACCAAGGAAAAGTCATGTCTACACTGGCTCCAAGGGAGAGCCAGTGTAGAACAAATCTGTCTGAACCAGCTCACAGCAACCGAATGCTCCTTGATGGCTCAAGGCCAGTGAGTGGCCTGGGAGACGATGGCCGGTTGGACCCTGTGGGCCCTGCCCTCAGCCCGAGGACTCACCTTTCTTTTCATCAGCTACAATTTAATCTTTGGAACAAAATGTTAGGATCCAATTTGAAACcaattttattaagaaacagCTGAAAAGaatgggggagaggagagaggggcaggGTGGAGTGTCCCAGCAGGGCGAAGTGTCCCAGGCAGAACAGTCTCTGAGGTCTtctgcaggtgggggcagaggagagaTGGCCGTCCGCTGgcgctgtctgtctgtctggctCTCCACTTCCTTGGAGGCAGGCCGTCTATGGGTGTGGCACGTCTCTTCTCTATGACATTGGAGCCACTTTATCGCTGACACGTGGCACACAGCAGCAGCACAGGGCTCGCACACACGCAGCGATCCTGCTCCTCACCCGTTTCCAGCCATTGGTGTGGCCAGGGCCTTGCCTCGGGGCTGTgtcctgggaggaggagctgctgtgTGCCCTGGGCCACCAGACCAGGACCCTGGAGGGCTTGGGCCTGGGGAAGCCAGAGTCAGACTGGGAGCAGCTGCGGAGAGTGGGGGCCCCTGCAGGTGGGCAGCGCAGAGGAATGGCAGGCAGGCTGCCAGCCCTGATGCCCCTGTGCCCTGGCTGTTGGGCGTCCTCGGGCAGCGGGTTCTCAGAGCGCAAGGGGGAGGTGCGCAGGGCAGGCTGGCTGGCGCTCCTCTGTGGGAGGACAGGGACATGGGAGAGATTCTCGGGGCGCTGGCGAGGCCTAAGCCACTGAGGCACAGGCTGCCCCTGGAAGGCGCTCCCTACCCCCTGGCCTTGCTGGTGCTTCAGGATGAGGTACGTCGCCATCACCGCATCAAACTTCCTCTTGGCCAGAGACACCCAGGTTTGGTAGGGATCAAAACCCATGTCGAACAGCATGGTCAGGATGGCGGGGTCTGGGCGTGTGGGGAGGGCCTGGCTAGAAGGATGGGGTGCACACGGCTCACCCTGCCGCAGCCATGGGTGCTGCAGGATCTGCTTCACTGTGGGTCGCTTCTTGGGTTTCAAGACCAGGATCTGGCGGATGAGCCTTCCTGCTTTGACGGGAACAGAGCTGGGCACCTGGAACCTTGCCAGAAGGATCCTCATCAGCATCTCCTGAGGGCTGTCCCCCCTGAACGGGAGGCTCCCCGTCAACATAAAATAGAGAGTGACGCCCAGGCTCCAGATGTCCGCTGAGGGGCCCTCATACTCTTGCTCCAGGACAATTTCTGGGGCGATGTAAGCCAGAGTACCCCATAAGTCATTCAGCTTCTGGCCGGCCGTGAACCTGGTGCTGAGGCCGAAGTCAATGAGTTTCACGTGTCCTCTGGCATCCAGCATGATGTTCGCTGGCTTCAGGTCTCTGTGCATGATGCCCTTGTCATGGCAGTGGCCCAGGGCACACACGATCTGCCTGAAGAGTCTGCGGGCCTCCTCCTGCGGCATGCCACCACGTGGGATGCGCTCAAGTAGCTGTCCCCCACCTGCATGCTCCATCACCATGTACAGGTTTTCCCTGGTCCTGATCACCTGGAAGAGCTGGATCACGTTGGGGTGCTCCAGGCTCTCCAACATTAGAGGTTCGGAGAGGTCCGACATGTCCTCTGTCTCCGTCTTCAGGACTTTCACTGCCACCTCTGCCCCCGTGAGGCGATGGCGGGCCAGGTGGACCTGGCCAAACTCGCCATGCCCAATGGCCCTCAGGACCTCATACTGGTCCAGGAAGCCTGGCTCCTGGCAGGAGCCCGGCCCCAGCAACGCTACTCTAGACTGACTACTCTTGCTAACCATGGACATCCTGAGCAGGAACACCCACCCACTAAGGATgctagctgaaaaaaaaaataacaaaccaaaacaacaaatccaaatcaaaaaccaaaaccagacaaaacaaaaaacccaaatcaaaaaaccaATATCCACAGACCACAACCACCAACCGCCAACCACCAAACGCACTAACTACCTGGGAGTCCGACAGgtcaccaccaagagcttcctgtACTAGTGGACAAAGCCCAGCCTCAGCCGCCCCCTTATATACCGGCTGCTTGAGATTCCTCACAATGGCCCCTTGTGAGGTCAGAGGTAGAAATGGCCCCGTCATGGCTGGACACAGCCCCAGTGGTCCTCTCCCTCTGGGGCCTCCAGAactttttccattttcagaataaGAACAGAAATGGACTCCAGATGTTTTTCCCTTCAGTAGGGTGTGGAGACTGATGTTTGCTTGTTTAGAAGTCAACATTTGTACACTAGCGCAATAGACTTGTCACTTCAAGTCTCCACATTTCTACTGACTTTGGGCTTTGGAAGACCTTGTCCTATCTGCACTCAGGGCATTCAATTCCTCTCTTTTCGTAGAATTACCATCAAAAGTGTGGTAGCCCCTCATCCACCTTGTGATACCACCACAGAGTGCTCTGTCCCCCGAGACGCTGGAGCGCTGGGTCTTCACACctatggggttgggaggggggaAGGCGTCCTCATCCTTTCCCCAGATGGTCCTCATAAGACCTCCTCTTAGAAGCCCTGGAATGCAAGAGACTTGATAGATTCAAAGTAAGAAAGGACAAAACGTGGAAGCCAAAAGTCCTAAAACAGGCTAAAGTGTCCTTCCCAAATAGGGAAGAAATGGAGGCGTTCCTGAGGCCTGGGATCCCTCATGCTGCTGGAgcaaaataccttagactgggCAATTTATGAACAGGACTTACTTCTGCTGGTTCTGTAGACTGGCAAGTTCAAGAACAAAGCACTTTGTTGATGACTCCACACATGATGGGAGGGGCAGAGGATTTCACTGGATCCCTCAATcacctttctttataaattctgggCAATAATCTGGAGAAAAAATCCTGAcggatataaataaatgataaagtgTCAAAACAAGGTGCCAAGCTAGGCACCGACTGTGTGCTACTTGTCCTCAGGTAGGAGTGTGTCAGGATTTATGTCTCTATGTGCAGTGGACAACCTGGAGAGAGAAGCAGATTGTGAAGCTGAGGGACAGTGCTGGGGGCACCTGCACAACATTTGCATCTTTAACCATGACTAtggctaccaaaaaaaaaaaaactgcttttaaaaataattgcttcTGCTCTGGGAGCATGACGTGGACTCCCACTTGCCAGGCCTCAGGAGCCAGAGAGTCCTTCCCTCCCTACCACCCTCCTTGCCCATCTGCCTGTGCCCCAGCTCTGCTCTAGGTAGGACCCAAGCTGCGCAGGTGCTTTCTCTCCACAGAGTCCCTTTCTCTCTCAGCtgattctctgctttctggtaacAGAGATGGCCCTGGTGTGGGTGGCACAGGCTGGATGGAAGGAGTGtggctctttcctttcctcctggcACTGCTGGCCCTGGGAACGCTTTTCAAGGCCTCCTTCCCAGTGCGAGTACCTCAGGCCTGCCCTCCTTGAATGAATGATTCCATCTCTGTCTCACTGTCCTCGCCTGATCTATCTTCCCTCTCACAGAGCCACAGCCTCCTCTGTGGCACCTTCCTGGCAGGTACATTGTGTCCCTGGGCCATAGCTGCTCA from Ictidomys tridecemlineatus isolate mIctTri1 chromosome 8, mIctTri1.hap1, whole genome shotgun sequence carries:
- the LOC144366016 gene encoding sperm motility kinase 2B-like, with translation MTGPFLPLTSQGAIVRNLKQPVYKGAAEAGLCPLVQEALGGDLSDSQVVSAFGASILSGWVFLLRMSMVSKSSQSRVALLGPGSCQEPGFLDQYEVLRAIGHGEFGQVHLARHRLTGAEVAVKVLKTETEDMSDLSEPLMLESLEHPNVIQLFQVIRTRENLYMVMEHAGGGQLLERIPRGGMPQEEARRLFRQIVCALGHCHDKGIMHRDLKPANIMLDARGHVKLIDFGLSTRFTAGQKLNDLWGTLAYIAPEIVLEQEYEGPSADIWSLGVTLYFMLTGSLPFRGDSPQEMLMRILLARFQVPSSVPVKAGRLIRQILVLKPKKRPTVKQILQHPWLRQGEPCAPHPSSQALPTRPDPAILTMLFDMGFDPYQTWVSLAKRKFDAVMATYLILKHQQGQGVGSAFQGQPVPQWLRPRQRPENLSHVPVLPQRSASQPALRTSPLRSENPLPEDAQQPGHRGIRAGSLPAIPLRCPPAGAPTLRSCSQSDSGFPRPKPSRVLVWWPRAHSSSSSQDTAPRQGPGHTNGWKRVRSRIAACVRALCCCCVPRVSDKVAPMS